From Astyanax mexicanus isolate ESR-SI-001 chromosome 13, AstMex3_surface, whole genome shotgun sequence, the proteins below share one genomic window:
- the pgd gene encoding 6-phosphogluconate dehydrogenase, decarboxylating: protein MAQADIALIGLAVMGQNLILNMNDHGFVVCAYNRTVSKVHDFLKNEAKGTKVIGAESLEDMVSKLKTPRRIVLLVKAGQAVDDFIDKLVPLLQPGDIIIDGGNSEYRDTTRRCQSLKAKGLLFVGSGVSGGEEGARYGPSLMPGGHKEAWPHIKDIFQSIAAKVGTGEPCCDWVGDEGAGHFVKMVHNGIEYGDMQLICEAYHLMKDVLGMDHDEMAQAFDQWNKTELDSFLIEITANILKFKDSDGKHLLPKIRDSAGQKGTGKWTAISALEYGVPVTLIGEAVFARCLSSLKEERVLASKSLTGPQGAKFTGDKAKFLEDIRKALYASKIISYAQGFMLLRQAANEFGWSLNYGGIALMWRGGCIIRSVFLGKIKEAFDRDSNLQNLLLDDFFSNAVQDCQASWRRVVSKGVELGIPMPSFTTALSFYDGYRHAMLPANLLQAQRDYFGAHTYELLSNPGQFIHTNWTGHGGNVSSTSYNA, encoded by the exons ATGGCGCA AGCGGATATTGCACTCATTGGTTTGGCCGTCATGGGTCAGAATCTGATCCTGAACATGAACGACCATGGCTTTGTT GTCTGTGCATACAACAGAACAGTGTCTAAGGTGCACGACTTCTTGAAAAATGAAGCTAAGGGCACCAAAGTGATTGGTGCAGAATCTCTAGAGGACATGGTCTCTAAGTTGAAGACCCCTCGCCGCATTGTACTCCTAGTCAAAGCTGGCCAGGCTGTGGATGACTTCATAGATAAGCTG GTTCCTCTTCTCCAGCCTGGCGACATCATCATTGATGGGGGCAATTCTGAATACAGAGACACAACA CGTCGGTGTCAGAGTTTGAAGGCCAAAGGTCTGCTGTTTGTGGGCAGTGGTGTTAGTGGGGGAGAAGAGGGCGCACGCTATGGACCTTCACTAATGCCAGGCGGACACAAGGAAGCATG GCCACACATAAAAGATATTTTCCAGAGCATTGCTGCCAAGGTTGGCACAGGGGAGCCCTGTTGTGACTGG GTTGGAGATGAGGGGGCAGGACACTTTGTAAAGATGGTACACAATGGCATTGAGTATGGAGACATGCAGCTGATCTGCGAGGCCTATCACCTGATGAAAGATGTCCTAGGCATGGACCATGACGAGATGGCACAG GCTTTTGACCAGTGGAATAAAACAGAGCTGGACTCCTTCCTCATTGAAATCACAGCCAACATCCTCAAGTTCAAAGATTCTGATGGCAAACATCTGCTGCCCAAAATCAGAGACAGTGCAGGACAGAAGGGGACAGGGAAATGGACTGCCATCTCTGCCTTGGAGTATGGTGTACCAGTCACACTTATTG GAGAGGCTGTCTTTGCCAGATGTCTCTCCTCTCTGAAAGAAGAGCGAGTGCTGGCCAGTAAGAGTCTCACAGGACCCCAGGGAGCCAAATTTACTGGAGACAAGGCCAAATTTCTTGAAGACATTAGAAAG GCTCTGTATGCCTCAAAGATCATTTCATACGCTCAGGGCTTCATGCTTCTGCGCCAGGCAGCTAATGAGTTTGGCTGGTCTCTCAACTATGGAGGTATCGCTCTGATGTGGAGGGGTGGCTGCATTATTCGGAG TGTTTTCTTGGGAAAGATCAAGGAGGCATTTGATCGTGACTCAAATCTGCAGAATCTGCTCCTAGACGACTTCTTCAGTAATGCTGTACAGGACTGCCAG gcTTCATGGCGGCGGGTTGTAAGTAAAGGAGTCGAGCTGGGGATCCCCATGCCTTCCTTCACTACAGCACTGTCCTTCTATGATGGCTACAGACATGCCATGCTCCCAGCTAACCTGCTGCAG GCTCAGAGGGACTACTTTGGTGCTCACACATATGAGTTGCTCTCAAACCCTGGCCAGTTTATCCATACCAACTGGACAGGCCATGGTGGAAACGTGTCCTCAACATCCTACAATGCCTAA